In Ruminococcaceae bacterium BL-4, one DNA window encodes the following:
- a CDS encoding protein of unknown function (Evidence 5 : Unknown function), protein MKCPKCNADLGDQDFAFCPKCGEKLPSKSEQENQSEQEPDTISQTDSKTFGKYQDPSDKVAKPKKKYIWIVVLVLVILFLFILIRACSGGGKSNNNSGVSSAYSKDISTSSAEKIDLQSLSTSQQCFYFTPKNAYSKEDKIYGSYAFEVTNTFDVPIMISSYTVDFVDASGTILGHDNNVNLIPRILQPGEKGYCGGETSAVTSDPANISKMKVSLSVERTNKKVQMFDFENVNMLYSKHDIKATGTVINNTSLDAKDGASIVVVCFDKDDHLIGAQFARVNSKIEKGKSATFEVGFLSSNLTQDKVAKVMAVGYDFDQTLR, encoded by the coding sequence ATGAAATGCCCCAAATGTAATGCTGACTTAGGAGATCAAGATTTTGCTTTTTGTCCTAAGTGTGGGGAGAAGCTCCCCAGCAAGAGTGAGCAAGAGAATCAATCCGAGCAAGAGCCTGATACTATTAGTCAGACAGATTCTAAAACTTTTGGAAAGTACCAAGATCCATCAGATAAGGTTGCTAAGCCTAAAAAGAAATACATATGGATAGTTGTATTGGTTCTTGTTATTCTCTTTTTATTTATTTTAATTAGAGCCTGTTCGGGTGGCGGAAAGTCAAATAATAACTCTGGCGTTTCATCAGCGTATTCAAAGGATATTAGTACGTCTTCTGCCGAAAAAATAGACTTGCAAAGTCTCTCAACTTCACAGCAATGTTTTTATTTTACTCCTAAAAATGCCTATTCAAAGGAAGATAAAATTTACGGAAGTTATGCTTTTGAAGTGACAAATACCTTTGATGTTCCAATTATGATTTCTAGTTATACAGTGGATTTTGTTGATGCTTCCGGAACAATTTTAGGCCATGATAACAATGTTAATTTGATTCCACGTATTTTACAACCAGGAGAAAAAGGGTATTGTGGTGGGGAGACCAGTGCAGTTACCTCAGATCCTGCAAATATTTCTAAAATGAAAGTATCGCTAAGTGTTGAAAGGACCAATAAGAAAGTTCAAATGTTTGACTTTGAAAATGTTAATATGCTGTATTCAAAACACGATATCAAGGCAACAGGAACTGTAATAAATAATACATCTTTAGATGCAAAGGATGGGGCATCAATTGTTGTAGTATGTTTTGATAAAGATGATCATTTGATTGGAGCACAATTTGCTAGAGTCAACAGCAAAATTGAAAAAGGAAAAAGCGCAACATTTGAAGTGGGTTTTTTGAGTTCTAATTTGACACAAGATAAAGTGGCAAAAGTTATGGCCGTCGGATACGATTTTGATCAAACATTAAGATAA
- a CDS encoding protein of unknown function (Evidence 5 : Unknown function) yields the protein MSDFGNKIKELREKQGMTQSELAKRLNISDKTISSWENGTRLPRMGLVESISKILNVSKSDLFDNKKSPSLTEQAMQKFNNLSPEEQKQAIDYLDYLISKDQENK from the coding sequence GTGAGTGACTTCGGAAATAAGATTAAAGAGCTAAGAGAAAAACAAGGAATGACTCAATCAGAACTTGCTAAAAGGCTTAATATATCAGATAAGACTATTTCTTCATGGGAAAATGGGACTAGACTTCCGAGAATGGGGCTTGTTGAGAGTATATCAAAAATTTTAAATGTATCAAAAAGTGATCTTTTTGATAATAAAAAAAGCCCGTCCCTTACAGAACAGGCCATGCAAAAATTTAATAATCTTTCTCCAGAGGAGCAAAAGCAAGCTATTGATTATCTGGATTACCTGATTTCAAAAGATCAAGAAAACAAATAA
- a CDS encoding Cro-like protein, phage associated: MKFTVKQARQVSGKTQEQIAKLLGFSTPTYRKYEKNPEKMTMKSAENFCRATGFGIDDIFFDPLST, encoded by the coding sequence ATGAAATTCACAGTGAAGCAAGCCAGACAAGTTTCAGGAAAGACACAAGAACAAATCGCTAAACTGCTAGGTTTCTCTACACCAACATATCGCAAATATGAAAAAAATCCTGAAAAAATGACTATGAAATCCGCAGAAAACTTTTGTAGAGCTACTGGATTTGGAATTGATGATATTTTTTTTGATCCTCTGTCTACTTAA
- a CDS encoding protein of unknown function (Evidence 5 : Unknown function), translating into MYMQLGGKTVHITNRMKDGTIRESMDGYVVPVNETTLPAYHLIAQMCMEKAEEEMRKKQK; encoded by the coding sequence ATGTATATGCAGCTCGGCGGGAAAACCGTGCATATTACCAATCGCATGAAGGACGGAACAATCAGGGAATCAATGGATGGATATGTAGTACCAGTCAATGAAACAACTCTCCCCGCGTATCATCTCATCGCCCAAATGTGTATGGAAAAGGCTGAGGAGGAAATGCGAAAGAAACAAAAGTGA
- a CDS encoding protein of unknown function (Evidence 5 : Unknown function) translates to MENNIFSIVCSLIALIGVIVMSIVNYLQNKRSAVFEAYFYSKVNAYKDFWNAIAKVRQIGDSKENRSELVSKTMGLALFSNSHTYEVADKLCSIILQYPISSVVPVIDDTAKELVSLMKEELKDHPNGWKG, encoded by the coding sequence GTGGAAAATAATATTTTTTCAATAGTTTGCTCACTTATTGCACTCATAGGAGTCATTGTGATGAGCATTGTGAATTACTTGCAAAATAAAAGGTCTGCTGTTTTTGAAGCATATTTTTATAGCAAAGTAAATGCTTATAAAGATTTTTGGAATGCGATTGCAAAGGTTAGGCAAATTGGGGATAGTAAGGAAAATCGATCAGAACTTGTATCCAAAACTATGGGATTGGCTCTGTTTTCAAACAGTCATACATATGAAGTAGCAGATAAATTGTGCAGTATTATTCTTCAATACCCGATATCTTCGGTAGTACCGGTTATTGATGATACTGCAAAGGAGCTTGTTTCATTAATGAAGGAAGAACTTAAGGATCATCCGAATGGATGGAAGGGCTAG
- a CDS encoding protein of unknown function (Evidence 5 : Unknown function) — MNLFEYIGLIAIVSIAIRTIKAISIERYRQKAMRNWEHEQRRINRIKSQNRQEMRWE; from the coding sequence ATGAATCTTTTTGAGTACATAGGCTTGATCGCTATCGTATCGATTGCGATCCGCACCATTAAAGCAATCTCGATTGAACGTTACCGCCAGAAGGCCATGCGTAATTGGGAGCATGAGCAAAGGCGTATCAATCGGATAAAATCACAAAATCGGCAAGAAATGAGGTGGGAATAA
- a CDS encoding putative transcriptional regulator for transition state genes (AbrB-SurF) (Evidence 3 : Putative function from multiple computational evidences): MKATGVVRHIDNLGRIVIPKELRNTRGIKDGAPIEIFVDGDCIVLRKYEPETWTSTELKEALIRACQASGADPDDILDVIRRKSNESSRNY; this comes from the coding sequence ATGAAAGCAACAGGAGTCGTAAGACACATTGATAATCTCGGTCGTATTGTAATTCCAAAGGAGCTGCGTAATACGCGCGGTATTAAAGATGGTGCCCCGATAGAAATCTTTGTAGACGGAGACTGCATCGTTTTACGCAAATATGAGCCGGAAACATGGACTTCCACAGAGCTCAAAGAGGCGTTGATCCGTGCTTGCCAAGCATCCGGAGCTGATCCGGATGATATTTTGGACGTGATAAGGAGGAAATCCAATGAAAGTTCGAGAAATTATTGA
- a CDS encoding protein of unknown function (Evidence 5 : Unknown function), whose translation MKVREIIDGLKDLIKDRESFIDQDEPDNVFGHDKDVLNAAIDALSAAPENEALKEQLAIKSEQLESLRTIFYEVTGSVPSRRPEKQTDICAKCVHDESEYKNTAQSATNTRAEKETTNNLKVPQNEEFVKQNIVAYKGIGPEKGKTVSADDALPYAMLRCGITFVYSENIGDCRQEFMKTLVDWFYSGNWLPYKSENGGIRNV comes from the coding sequence ATGAAAGTTCGAGAAATTATTGATGGTCTTAAAGACCTAATAAAAGACCGGGAATCATTTATTGACCAAGATGAACCAGATAATGTATTTGGACATGACAAAGATGTTTTAAACGCAGCCATTGATGCGTTGAGCGCTGCTCCGGAAAACGAGGCTCTGAAAGAACAGCTTGCTATCAAATCCGAGCAGTTGGAAAGCTTGCGCACAATATTTTATGAGGTTACGGGCTCTGTCCCGTCACGCCGCCCGGAGAAGCAGACTGACATTTGTGCCAAGTGCGTTCACGACGAGTCGGAATATAAAAATACCGCCCAGAGCGCTACCAACACTCGGGCGGAAAAGGAAACTACTAATAATTTAAAAGTACCGCAGAATGAGGAATTTGTCAAGCAAAATATCGTTGCTTACAAAGGGATCGGTCCAGAAAAAGGAAAAACGGTATCCGCAGATGATGCTCTTCCCTATGCCATGCTTCGCTGTGGAATAACGTTTGTTTATTCTGAAAATATAGGTGACTGCCGGCAGGAATTTATGAAAACACTAGTCGATTGGTTTTATTCCGGGAATTGGCTGCCATATAAATCAGAAAATGGAGGAATAAGAAATGTCTGA
- a CDS encoding Recombinational DNA repair protein RecT (prophage associated): protein MSENTLARKQEKSILDSVNDRIEELSHQGGINFPPNYSVSNALRTAWLTIQETKDLQKRPALDVCTKDSVANALLYTVIQGLNPAKKQIYYIVYGNQLQAQRSYFGTMAVTKHVPGVKKIISDVVWNGDTFEVTKEAGSWKILKHESSIDNIGDGIEDIRAVYCTILLDEGESYTEIMNRKQIEKAWSKSRSKEHSVHKEFPDQMAKKTVIGRACKFFLNTSDDSDLIIEAFNATGEQYVNTSATPVQEENKRLESLNAEVQTKASIPVEVAQVEPVKGTAAERLEKEEANHAGSIPTD from the coding sequence ATGTCTGAAAACACGTTAGCTCGCAAACAAGAAAAAAGCATTCTTGATAGCGTAAATGATCGGATTGAGGAGCTCTCTCATCAGGGTGGCATTAATTTTCCTCCGAACTACAGTGTATCAAATGCACTGCGTACCGCATGGCTGACCATTCAGGAAACAAAGGATTTGCAAAAACGCCCTGCCCTGGATGTCTGCACAAAGGATAGTGTGGCAAATGCTTTGCTGTATACGGTTATTCAGGGATTGAACCCTGCAAAGAAGCAGATTTATTACATTGTTTATGGAAATCAGCTGCAAGCACAACGTTCCTATTTTGGGACCATGGCTGTAACTAAACATGTTCCAGGTGTAAAAAAGATCATTTCAGATGTGGTCTGGAACGGAGATACCTTTGAAGTAACCAAAGAGGCCGGCAGCTGGAAAATTCTAAAACACGAAAGCTCCATTGATAATATTGGGGATGGGATTGAAGATATCCGAGCAGTTTATTGCACCATCCTGCTGGATGAAGGGGAAAGTTATACCGAGATTATGAATCGTAAGCAGATTGAAAAGGCTTGGAGTAAAAGCCGTTCAAAGGAACATTCCGTACATAAAGAATTCCCGGATCAGATGGCGAAAAAGACAGTGATTGGACGTGCTTGTAAGTTCTTCTTAAATACTTCCGATGATAGCGATCTAATTATTGAGGCATTCAATGCTACAGGTGAGCAGTATGTGAATACTTCTGCTACCCCAGTGCAAGAGGAAAACAAACGGCTGGAATCTTTGAATGCTGAGGTGCAAACAAAGGCCTCCATTCCGGTTGAGGTAGCTCAGGTTGAACCTGTAAAAGGGACAGCAGCGGAAAGACTAGAAAAGGAGGAAGCAAACCATGCCGGAAGTATTCCAACTGACTGA
- a CDS encoding conserved protein of unknown function (Evidence 4 : Unknown function but conserved in other organisms) gives MPEVFQLTDENYYSREADINYMSCSQYQAFQKCEAAEIAKLRGLWEPEKQSDALFQGQYFHSYFESSQAFKKFCEDGSDKIFKTKTTKARGTEIIGKYAPFELLDQMILAVQQDPLMAMVLSWPGENEMPMVGTVGGIPWRMKMDKYCASGRKIIDYKTSANLRETFYNPVTKEHQTFVEEYRYLMRAAVYGEIERQNAKADTFPTFIILGVSKQSPPDKEAFLLNDDARWELELETVKANIPHIQRLKNGEENPRRCGECEYCRRTKQLRRFKMYTDLMPQFRFDPDNQEYDDYAGTSVFDTL, from the coding sequence ATGCCGGAAGTATTCCAACTGACTGATGAAAATTATTATTCCCGAGAAGCAGATATTAATTATATGAGCTGCTCTCAGTACCAGGCATTCCAGAAATGTGAGGCTGCTGAGATTGCGAAGCTTCGAGGTCTATGGGAACCGGAGAAGCAATCAGATGCGCTGTTTCAAGGGCAGTATTTTCATTCCTATTTTGAAAGCTCGCAAGCGTTTAAAAAGTTTTGCGAAGATGGGTCTGATAAGATCTTTAAGACGAAAACCACAAAAGCAAGAGGTACTGAAATTATCGGTAAATATGCGCCGTTTGAATTGTTGGATCAAATGATTTTAGCAGTTCAGCAGGATCCCCTAATGGCTATGGTGCTGTCCTGGCCCGGCGAAAATGAAATGCCCATGGTAGGTACAGTTGGAGGGATTCCCTGGCGGATGAAGATGGATAAGTATTGTGCTTCCGGGCGAAAGATCATCGACTATAAGACCTCAGCAAATTTGAGAGAAACCTTCTATAACCCGGTTACCAAAGAACATCAAACGTTTGTAGAAGAATATAGGTATTTGATGCGGGCTGCTGTGTACGGCGAAATCGAGCGGCAGAATGCCAAGGCGGACACCTTTCCAACCTTTATTATTTTAGGGGTTTCCAAACAATCCCCGCCGGATAAAGAAGCCTTTCTGCTCAATGATGATGCACGCTGGGAGTTGGAATTAGAAACAGTAAAAGCCAACATTCCTCATATTCAGCGTCTCAAGAACGGAGAAGAAAATCCCAGGCGGTGCGGAGAGTGTGAATATTGCCGCAGAACAAAGCAGCTCAGGCGATTCAAAATGTATACGGATCTAATGCCGCAGTTTCGGTTTGATCCGGATAATCAGGAGTATGACGATTATGCAGGAACGAGTGTATTTGACACACTTTAA
- a CDS encoding conserved protein of unknown function (Evidence 4 : Unknown function but conserved in other organisms), whose product MGWWVVCSIRYLGGDLMARPTKDGIDYFPLDVDFLQDDKIRLIKAEFGSKGILIVISLLCDIYRTTGYYKVWDKDSCLLMADAVGCGIVPENITQVVQGCLRRSIFNNGVFQMFGILTSAGIQRRYIRAVSTREEIQIIKEYWLLDSSDKKDVPTSILNKVTFKTVNSEKTTVNLENNQVNLQINPQSKGKESKGEKSIEKTGSTAKAVSPVSPPFISLILRDNSEYPITERQIGEWKALYPAADIEQEFRKMKGWCDSNQSRRKTKSGIKKFINSWLSRSQDQKGLPQPQNRMKNDWDEYLKNSMKEITHDLP is encoded by the coding sequence GTGGGATGGTGGGTGGTGTGTTCTATCCGTTATCTGGGAGGTGATCTTATGGCTCGTCCCACTAAGGACGGGATTGATTATTTTCCTCTTGATGTTGATTTTCTTCAAGATGATAAAATCCGGCTGATCAAGGCCGAATTCGGATCAAAAGGGATCCTGATTGTGATCTCTCTATTGTGCGATATTTATCGCACGACTGGATATTACAAAGTGTGGGACAAAGATTCCTGCCTCCTCATGGCTGACGCTGTCGGTTGTGGGATCGTCCCCGAGAACATAACGCAGGTGGTGCAAGGGTGTCTGCGACGTTCCATTTTCAATAATGGGGTTTTTCAGATGTTCGGCATTTTGACATCGGCGGGTATCCAGCGCAGGTACATACGTGCAGTATCTACCCGTGAAGAAATACAGATTATAAAAGAATACTGGTTATTGGATTCATCTGATAAAAAAGACGTCCCAACCAGCATTCTTAATAAGGTTACCTTTAAAACTGTAAATTCAGAGAAAACCACCGTTAATTTAGAAAATAATCAAGTTAATTTGCAAATCAATCCCCAAAGTAAAGGAAAGGAGAGTAAAGGAGAGAAGAGTATAGAAAAGACAGGTTCAACCGCAAAAGCGGTTTCACCCGTCTCTCCTCCATTTATTTCTCTTATTCTTCGTGATAATTCTGAATATCCAATTACTGAACGTCAGATTGGAGAATGGAAAGCGTTATATCCTGCAGCAGATATCGAGCAGGAATTTCGAAAAATGAAAGGCTGGTGTGATTCCAACCAAAGCCGCAGAAAAACAAAAAGCGGAATCAAAAAATTCATCAATTCATGGCTTTCCAGATCACAGGATCAAAAGGGATTGCCACAGCCCCAAAACAGAATGAAAAACGATTGGGATGAATATCTTAAAAACAGTATGAAAGAGATCACGCATGATTTACCATAA
- a CDS encoding protein of unknown function (Evidence 5 : Unknown function), translated as MSLDYHTLPVERLQRRIDSLMETISFNLQIGKSESVSSARAEIEIIQTELIRRKKEMQNGRNVFP; from the coding sequence ATGAGTCTTGATTACCATACACTCCCTGTAGAAAGACTTCAGCGTCGAATCGATAGTCTCATGGAAACGATCAGCTTTAATCTCCAAATCGGCAAAAGCGAATCTGTATCTTCTGCCAGGGCAGAAATAGAAATCATTCAAACCGAACTCATTCGGCGCAAAAAAGAAATGCAAAACGGGAGAAACGTTTTTCCATGA
- a CDS encoding protein of unknown function (Evidence 5 : Unknown function): MRIDDLSQLGPAVRAELERQIKERQRQNQQKEHCRPKRSDEFDSQLERNFYMTDILPKILSGQVIDVELHKSFELLPKSEYCGLKLPSARYTPDFLITYRNGTIEAVETKSKAIRKLQRDYIYRRRLFIEKYCRPNGWAFREIIED, from the coding sequence ATGAGAATTGACGACTTAAGTCAGCTTGGTCCGGCCGTCCGTGCCGAACTGGAACGTCAAATAAAAGAACGACAAAGGCAAAATCAGCAGAAAGAACACTGCAGACCAAAACGATCCGATGAGTTTGACAGTCAGCTGGAACGTAATTTTTATATGACCGACATACTCCCAAAAATTTTAAGCGGACAGGTTATTGATGTAGAGTTACACAAAAGTTTTGAGCTGCTTCCAAAAAGCGAGTACTGCGGCCTAAAATTGCCCTCAGCGCGTTATACTCCCGATTTCCTCATAACTTACCGGAACGGGACTATTGAAGCCGTAGAAACAAAATCAAAGGCCATACGAAAGCTTCAGAGAGATTACATATACCGAAGGAGACTATTCATCGAAAAGTACTGCCGTCCGAATGGATGGGCATTTCGAGAAATTATTGAAGATTGA
- a CDS encoding conserved protein of unknown function (Evidence 4 : Unknown function but conserved in other organisms) codes for MEPMTPDQIKKLLQKYYDIPQMIDEELATIRHCQEERGKFSLSSPILSGLPTGKGSTSDQTANAAMRDNTIYFDRQIESCQKRIASLQEQRDWCQVALSTLGRAERRILELAYMGPKDRRQREKWSGRRPTWKEIAADTEYCDAGWVSQKADSLLKDLSDLSPQEVFSWIS; via the coding sequence ATGGAACCAATGACGCCGGATCAGATCAAGAAACTTTTGCAGAAATATTACGACATTCCTCAAATGATTGATGAAGAGCTGGCAACGATCCGGCACTGCCAGGAAGAACGAGGAAAGTTTTCTCTTTCCTCCCCTATCCTCTCCGGGCTGCCGACCGGCAAAGGCAGCACCAGCGATCAAACTGCCAACGCTGCCATGCGGGACAACACCATCTATTTTGACCGGCAGATTGAATCCTGTCAAAAGCGCATTGCCAGCCTTCAGGAACAGCGGGACTGGTGCCAAGTGGCATTAAGCACATTGGGACGAGCTGAACGAAGAATTCTAGAGTTGGCGTACATGGGTCCGAAAGATCGGCGTCAGCGTGAAAAGTGGAGTGGGCGTCGTCCAACATGGAAAGAAATCGCCGCGGATACAGAATACTGTGATGCCGGATGGGTCAGTCAAAAAGCAGATTCTCTGTTGAAGGATTTGTCTGATTTATCTCCACAGGAGGTCTTTAGCTGGATAAGCTGA
- a CDS encoding Methyltransferase, with the protein MENYINHIFNEDCIAGMHRLPDHSVDMILTDLPYGITGCRWDSLLPFDQLWEQYLRVIKDHGAICLTGCQPFTTQLISSQPKLFRYCWYWSKNQPTGFANAKRMPLRCIEEVCVFYKHLPTYNPQGLIILDKPIKRSGEKVPAHGDCVYRMDNSLSHDTETCIVHYPRQLLEVKCERGLHPTQKPVALFNYLIRTYTNPGELILDSCCGSGTTAVACKQSERNFVCWEFDRQYYQTAIKRLQDK; encoded by the coding sequence ATGGAAAACTATATCAATCATATTTTTAACGAAGACTGCATCGCTGGAATGCACCGGCTGCCAGATCACAGTGTAGACATGATCCTCACCGATCTCCCGTATGGAATCACGGGGTGCCGCTGGGACAGCCTTTTACCGTTTGATCAGTTATGGGAACAGTATCTCAGAGTCATCAAAGATCACGGTGCAATCTGTTTAACCGGATGCCAGCCTTTCACGACGCAGCTTATCAGCAGTCAACCAAAACTTTTTCGATATTGCTGGTACTGGTCCAAAAATCAACCGACCGGATTTGCCAACGCAAAAAGAATGCCCCTGCGATGTATTGAAGAAGTGTGTGTATTTTATAAGCACCTCCCCACTTACAATCCACAGGGACTAATCATTTTGGACAAACCAATTAAAAGAAGTGGTGAAAAGGTTCCTGCCCATGGAGACTGCGTCTATCGTATGGACAACAGCCTTTCCCATGACACGGAAACCTGCATTGTTCATTATCCGCGTCAGCTCCTAGAAGTCAAATGTGAACGCGGCCTACATCCAACTCAAAAGCCGGTAGCACTATTTAACTACCTGATTCGGACTTACACGAACCCGGGCGAACTCATTCTCGACAGCTGCTGCGGCAGCGGAACGACGGCGGTCGCTTGCAAACAGTCCGAACGGAATTTTGTGTGCTGGGAATTTGACCGGCAGTATTACCAAACAGCTATAAAACGATTACAAGACAAATAG
- a CDS encoding conserved protein of unknown function (Evidence 4 : Unknown function but conserved in other organisms), which yields MYTAKNYFIIYIDLLGAKNAIKQDNDDHFLNTIHSLYEKALTVLNGVTSTPGFEGCKTKIFSDNIIIAIPSDFTQLNDHHPVITLNRVQTVATSFQREFLKENILLRGGVTYGKLYIDNIFVWGTALIAAYELEDKISIYPRIIVDKSILPKELFSVPNNNTLCSLYQIRQDFDGEYFFDYLNFPKDKNVCELINRSLKCTTKKMEVENNKNILQKYAWHKNYLSDCLKKIEQS from the coding sequence ATGTATACAGCAAAAAATTATTTTATCATATATATAGATTTGCTTGGAGCAAAGAATGCAATCAAACAAGATAATGATGATCACTTTTTAAATACTATCCATTCATTATATGAGAAAGCGCTCACAGTACTAAATGGAGTAACGTCAACTCCTGGTTTTGAAGGTTGTAAAACAAAAATTTTTTCTGATAACATTATTATTGCTATACCAAGCGATTTCACGCAGCTTAACGATCATCACCCTGTGATAACACTAAATAGAGTACAAACGGTAGCAACGTCTTTTCAAAGAGAGTTTCTAAAAGAAAATATCTTGCTAAGAGGAGGAGTAACATATGGAAAACTATATATAGATAATATTTTTGTTTGGGGTACGGCATTAATTGCTGCTTATGAACTTGAGGATAAAATTTCAATATATCCACGTATTATAGTTGACAAAAGCATATTACCAAAAGAATTGTTTAGCGTTCCGAACAATAATACTCTTTGTTCATTATATCAAATAAGGCAAGACTTTGATGGTGAATATTTTTTTGATTACCTAAATTTTCCTAAAGACAAAAATGTTTGTGAATTAATAAACCGTTCTTTAAAATGCACAACAAAAAAAATGGAAGTTGAAAATAATAAAAATATACTTCAAAAATATGCATGGCATAAAAACTACCTATCAGATTGCTTAAAAAAAATAGAACAATCGTAA
- a CDS encoding protein of unknown function (Evidence 5 : Unknown function): MKSDLSKGFSGNVISYAIIMAIEIWPILTEQKVLMLSF, encoded by the coding sequence ATGAAAAGTGACCTTTCAAAAGGTTTTAGTGGAAATGTTATTTCTTATGCTATTATTATGGCTATTGAAATATGGCCTATTTTAACAGAACAGAAAGTACTTATGCTATCTTTTTGA
- a CDS encoding protein of unknown function (Evidence 5 : Unknown function), whose product MLPCDHCPQNNTIKTGTPACALPYCPVDPHHRTDLDKAIRNLEALPHRSIQQEADLRRLRAQWATDLMLIGQRPPGGGP is encoded by the coding sequence ATGCTACCATGTGATCATTGCCCGCAAAATAACACTATAAAGACCGGCACTCCAGCGTGTGCCCTCCCCTATTGCCCGGTAGATCCGCATCACCGGACCGACCTAGATAAAGCGATCCGCAATCTTGAGGCTCTGCCCCATCGTTCTATCCAGCAGGAAGCTGACCTTCGCCGGCTGCGGGCACAATGGGCTACTGACTTGATGCTGATCGGTCAGCGCCCTCCGGGTGGTGGTCCCTAA
- a CDS encoding conserved protein of unknown function (Evidence 4 : Unknown function but conserved in other organisms) translates to MANEKNLKRLSPSEAREYGSKGGKASGEARRAKKTMREYADFLLSLPVSDRRKWNKLSRAGVPPEGCDNKMLVTFALMQAAQSGDVQAVKELRNLIGEDNLQSSSAEDRIADYLKALEDTVKNEPK, encoded by the coding sequence ATGGCCAATGAAAAGAATTTAAAGCGTTTAAGCCCGAGCGAAGCCCGAGAATATGGCTCAAAAGGTGGCAAGGCAAGTGGTGAAGCCCGCAGGGCAAAAAAGACGATGCGCGAGTATGCTGACTTCTTACTTTCCCTGCCTGTTTCTGATCGGCGCAAGTGGAACAAGCTATCTCGTGCCGGTGTTCCACCTGAGGGCTGCGACAATAAGATGCTGGTAACTTTTGCACTGATGCAAGCCGCACAGTCAGGAGATGTACAGGCGGTTAAAGAGCTGCGGAACCTGATCGGAGAGGACAACCTGCAATCATCGTCTGCCGAAGATCGCATCGCAGATTATCTCAAAGCCTTGGAGGATACTGTAAAAAATGAGCCTAAATAA